In one window of Phalacrocorax aristotelis chromosome W, bGulAri2.1, whole genome shotgun sequence DNA:
- the LOC142049705 gene encoding la-related protein 6-like: MSSGSSGVASGLASQPSCSTPQLEQRSSFPARHLLPPQSRSLTLIREEDFLNSFNGSFSDESDVCGADLLDCSSSAPDPQLVRRIVSQVEFYFSDENLSKDAFLLKHVQNNKMGFVSIKLLTSFKEMKYLTRDWRLTLYALQFSELLEVNKEGTKVRRRVPLSESLRSFSPSKLLLAWELLPIQNNFMETIVSMFSPFGAIVSIRILQPGRKLPSDVRKYTSLFPELLRKRCALVEYDRLGSAHRAFEHLGRRSHQCGESIRVVWLCWKVSKKEPQNKREVAKKLGHQWDWKAQAAATTFPDGIGGSLLYRSPESGNAPVSPSLLLNTEPSAPTCPCSTFQPRDFSNTFTRSLLTRKVFPPLGMGLGTGGCHGFRSSTEWPHGCGWGSGVDTWAPRGSRPALHATPPPRNSLAGNRVPEPLGLRGGVLRLPNGPDGTKGFSSSMGRGKLTLQH, translated from the exons ATGTCATCAGGTAGTTCCGGGGTGGCCTCAGGGCTcgcttcccagcccagctgcagcacccctcaGCTGGAACAAAGGAGTTCCTTCCCGGCACGGCATCTCCTTCCACCGcagagccgctcgctcaccctgATCAGAGAGGAGGACTTCTTAAATAGCTTCAATGG gagcttCTCTGATGAAAGCGATGTCTGTGGGGCTGATCTGTTGGACTGCAGCTCCTCCGCCCCCGACCCGCAGCTGGTCCGGAGAATTGTGTCCCAGGTGGAGTTCTACTTTTCTGATGAGAACCTGTCCAAggatgctttccttctgaaacatgtcCAAAACAACAAGATGGGCTTCGTCAGCATCAAACTGCTGACGTCCTTCAAGGAG ATGAAATACCTGACGCGTGACTGGCGGCTCACACTCTACGCCCTGCAGTTCTCGGAGCTGCTGGAAGTGAACAAGGAGGGCACCAAAGTGAGGCGGCGGGTCCCCCTTTCCGAGTCCCTGCGGAGCTTCTCCcccagcaaactgctgctggcctgggagctgctgccgaTCCAGAATAACTTCATGGAGACCATCGTGAGTATGTTCAGCCCCTTTGGTGCCATTGTATCCATCCGCATCCTGCAGCCGGGCCGCAAGCTGCCCTCGGATGTGCGGAAATACACGTCGCTCTTCCCCGAGCTGCTGAGAAAGCGCTGTGCCCTGGTGGAGTACGATAGGCTGGGGAGCGCCCACAGGGCCTTTGAGCACCTCGGCCGCCGAAGCCACCAGTGCGGTGAGAGCATCAGggtggtctggctctgctggaaggtCTCCAAGAAGGAACCTCAGAACAAGAGGGAGGTGGCGAAGAAGCTGGGCCACCAGTGGGATTGGAAGGCGCAGGCGGCGGCCACGACCTTCCCCGATGGCATTGGGGGCTCCCTGCTCTACCGCTCTCCGGAGTCAGGCAATGCTCCAGTGTCACCGTCCCTGCTCCTGAACACGGAACCCtcagcacccacctgcccatGCAGCACCTTCCAGCCCAGGGACTTTAGCAACACCTTTACAAGATCGCTCCTCACCAGGAAAGTCTTCCCCCCACTCGGGATGGGCTTGGGCACCGGTGGCTGCCACGGCTTCCGCTCCAGCACGGAGTGGCCCCACGGCtgcggctgggggagcggggtggaTACGTGGGCACCCAGGGGCAGCAGGCCTGCTCTGCATGCCACACCTCCTCCCAGAAATTCCCTGGCAGGAAATCGGGTGCCTGAGCCCCTTGGCCTGCGGGGTGGGGTGCTTCGCCTGCCCAATGGCCCTGATGGCACCaagggcttcagcagcagcatggggagaggaaagcttACCCTCCAGCACTGA